In Helianthus annuus cultivar XRQ/B chromosome 8, HanXRQr2.0-SUNRISE, whole genome shotgun sequence, a single genomic region encodes these proteins:
- the LOC110870585 gene encoding FK506-binding protein 5-like: MLVDEPEEDETEANVEIDHDQLSPETERLMIDIDDTLEAGKSSSKVVVDDEEKSSSGSDDDVDAEVDRWIKENYDPRDREQQKKRKRSSGDDDDETYVPPENIQVVSPPSSGEEIPLEKLDDFSFMNDDLVKKLQKKVDEVSSEKKKLEKRIKSVEAENSSLLKKVEAYQANIDILKVRIAELEEEKARRDEQNEYFKLKNKELEANNAKKEQEAYMLKKVLENLIAKPIKQRFEEIELEEVRARRKAEIEAEMKDKGKSVPVEDVAQVTEREIVPSKVLESSILEPYEVYYVHSDDDDDGNGDNDQGTSGIKVTEASNEENIDDYLQDDANEESEKAGGEGKHGDSEKVDENVDKGTGLILRLEHDVEEVYSYKSNSQATKQLTRNKYE, from the exons ATGTTGGTTGATGAACCAGAGGAAGATGAGACAGAAGCTAACGTTGAAATAGATCATGATCAGTTATCTCCTGAAACTGAGCGGTTGATGATAGATATTGATGATACTTTGGAAGCTGGGAAATCATCTAGTAAGgtagttgttgatgatgaagaaaaGAGTTCATCTGGTtcagatgatgatgttgatgctgAAGTTGATCGTTGGATCAAGGAAAACTATGATCCAAGAGATAGAGAgcaacaaaagaaaagaaagaggagTTCGGGTGACGATGATGATGAAACGTATGTTCCACCAGAGAATATTCAAGTTGTATCACCACCATCTTCTGGAG AGGAGATACCTCTTGAAAAGCTTGATGATTTTAGCTTTATGAATGATGATCTTGTAAAGAAGTTGCAAAAGAAGGTGGATGAGGTGTCAAGTGAGAAAAAGAAGTTAGAAAAACGTATCAAGTCTGTTGAAGCTGAAAATTCATCTTTGTTGAAAAAGGTTGAAGCTTATCAAGCCAACATAGATATTCTGAAAGTTCGAATAGCTGAATTGGAAGAAGAAAAGGCTCGGAGGGATGAGCAGAACGAATACTTTAAGTTGAAAAACAAAGAGTTAGAAGCCAATAAtgctaagaaagaacaagaagcGTATATGTTAAAGAAAGTGTTGGAAAATTTGATTGCAAAGCCGATCAAACAAAGATTTGAAGAGATAGAACTTGAAGAAGTAAGAGCAAGACGTAAAGCTGAAATTGAAGCTGAAATGAAAGATAAGGGAAAAAGTGTTCCAGTTGAAGATGTTGCTCAAGTAACTGAAAGGGAAATTGTTCCATCAAAAGTTCTCGAATCGTCTATTCTAGAACCTT ATGAAGTGTATTATGTtcatagtgatgatgatgatgatggcaaTGGTGATAATGATCAAGGTACATCGGGTATCAAAGTGACTGAAGCGTCAAATGAAGAGAATATTGATGATTATCTTCAAGATGATGCAAATGAAGAATCAGAAAAAGCAGGTGGAGAGGGGAAGCATGGTGATTCTGAAAAAGTTGATGAGAATGTTGATAAGGGTACAGGTTTAATTCTACGTCTTGAACATGATGTAGAAGAAG
- the LOC110870586 gene encoding uncharacterized protein LOC110870586, whose protein sequence is MTGTNKLYTDFEYPIQNANLENVEKVFKLVEIDISAVNNSFLSKPKKSFVKQQLTNNWGKKNDWVGKNGNNKIHGNDYKKKGVGFEKQMAKKQVKPKEKLSEVFVAGNNTEVEKDYIFSKKAIDDFIAAKKIRDETNRSTFVEYDKRIRYRCNEIGHMAKQCVKTIIKPVFHKSKQKISNDVNGKSPMVSPVRILKRGESLKSEDNPKSTFEIGESSKSQKTSKVYPKKKTSQSQSWGEKPKRSFEEKKMEEVLKSEPKFFATTVEKIEFELDKLIEEFPPIKEGTLKSKPEPDVPNVVFNIPKLDKVLPRSIISKWIMDSGASRHMTGMLALLYDVKSINGGYVGFAGTQGGRIVGEGILTNGVVSFDKVNYIAELENNMLSISQICDKSFTIHFTKDECLILKPGFKIPEEMVLMRAPRENDLYILDMSVATTTDKKAQCFVSKTKATEKESIM, encoded by the exons ATGACCGGAACTAACAAACTTTACACTGATTTTGAGTACCCGATTCAGAATGCGAACCTGGAAAATGTTGAAAAAGTTTTCAAACTTGTGGAAATTGACATCTCAGCGGTTAACAACTCGTTTCTTTCAAAACCGAAAAAATCTTTTGTTAAACAACAATTGACAAACAACTGGGGAAAGAAAAATGACTGGGTGGGCAAAAATGGTAATAACAAGATACATGGTAAtgattacaaaaagaaaggtgttGGTTTTGAGAAGCAAATGGCTAAGAAACAAGTTAAGCCAAAAGAAAAATTGAGTGAAGTGTTTGTGGCTGGTAATAATACAGAAGTCGAAAAGGATTATATCTTTAGTAAGAAAGCAATTGACGATTTTATTGCGGCAAAAAAGATAAGAGATGAGACCAACagatccacttttgttgaatatgACAAAAGAATCCGTTATCGATGCAATGAAATCGGTCACATGGCCAAACAATGTGTCAAAACGATAATCAAACCAGTTTTCcataaatcaaaacaaaaaaTTTCAAACGATGTTAATGGAAAATCACCTATGGTATCCCCCGTGCGTATTCTTAAACGCGGTGAATCATTGAAGTCAGAAGACAAcccaaaatcaacttttgaaattggtgaatcttcaaaatcacaaaagactTCAAAGGTTTATCCTAAAAAAAAGACTTCCCAAAGTCAATCATGGGGGGAGAAACCTAAACGTTCTTTTGAAGAAAAGAAAATGGAAGAGGTTTTAAAATCTGAACCGAAATTTTTTGCAACCACTGTTGAAAAAATTGAGTTTGAGTTAGATAAGTTGATTGAAGAATTTCCACCTATCAAGGAAGGAACTCTAAAATCAAAACCAGAACCTGATGTTCCAAATGTTGTCTTTAACATTCCAAAACTTGACAAA gtgCTTCCAAGGTCTATCATTTCTAAATGGATAATGGATAGCGGCGCCTCGCGGCACATGACAGGGATGTTAGCACTGCTATACGACGTCAAATcaatcaatggaggttatgtcgGGTTTGCTGGAACTCAAGGTGGAAGAATTGTTGGAGAAGGAATACTCACTAACGGGGTCGTCTCATTCGATAAAGTGAATTACATTGCCGAATTAGAAAATAATATGTTAAGCATTTCTCAGATTTGTGATAAGTCGTTTACTATTCATTTCACAAAAGATGAATGTCTGATTCTTAAACCAGGGTTTAAGATACCCGAAGAAATGGTGTTGATGCGCGCTCCTCGTGAAAATGATCTCTATATACTAGACATGAGCGTTGCAACAACGACAGATAAAAAGGCCCAATGTTTTGTGAGTAAAACGAAGGCGACTGAAAAAGAATCCATCATGTAG